Within Anaerolineae bacterium, the genomic segment GTCTCCCCTTTCACCGCCGCCAGCCGAATCTTGCCGCGCGCCACCTGGGAGGAGGCCATGTCCAGGACAATGTCCACATCCAGGCCGGTGGGGATAGCGACGCAGATGGGATTGGTGCCCAGCACCGGCGCCGCGCCGCCCCAGGCCGCCATGCTGGGCGCGGCATTGCTCGCCACCATGCCGATCATGCGGTGGGGCAGAGCGCGCATGGCATAATACGCCGCCACGCCGAAATGGTTGGCGTTGCGGACGGCCGCAACGCCGGCGCCGTTCTGGCGGGCTTTCTCAACGGCCCGCTCCATGGCGTAGACGCCGGCCACCTGTCCAAATCCGCCGCCGGCATCCAGCAGCACGGTTGCCGGCCGCTCCACCACTGTCTTGACCTCGGTGACGGGCTTCATAAGGCCCTTTTGCACGCGGTGCACATAGGCCGGCAAACGCAGGATGCCGTGCGATTCCACCCCGCGCAGATCGCCCTCTACCACAACCTCGGCCGTTATCCGCGCTTGCTCGGGGGGCACACCGACGCTCTCCAGGATGCGCCGGCAGGCCTCCAGCAACTGTTCTACAGGAACCCGTGCCACCTCTTCAGCCATGCGTAGCTTCGCTCCCTTCGCTCACGTATCTTAACTTGCCGTCACAGCCCGGAGAAGATGGCGTCCATCTCGGAAGCCGGCACATCAAACACGCTGTTGTGCGGCGGAAGCGGCTCTTCCAGCATGTATTCGGGCAGACGGTCATCGGCCTTTGTGAAGCCGGCCAAGCGGTTGAACTCCAGCTCCATCCGCAGGACCGACTTATTGAACTCCTCCAGATCCTGCACCGTCCAACCCCAGCCGTAGCGCCCGTTGATCATGTCCACCATCATCTGCGGATCGGAATAGACCGGCGGCCGGGCAAAGAGGCACAGGCCGGTGCTGTCCAGCATAGCGGCGCCGAGCTGGAGCTTCAGCGACACGGCACACTGCCCTTCCACAGCCAGCGGGTCCACCTCATTGCGGGCGCCGAAGGCATTGCCGGCAGTGTGGTCGGCGCCCTGCGGCGAGGTGGCATAGGTGACGCCGTTGCCCTTGAGGGAACGGGGATCATAGGCCGGCATGGCCTGTCCCTTGACCGCCGGCACGCGCACGACCCCGAAGACCCTGCCGGCCGTCACCGCGCCGTTCCCGATGACGCGGCCCAGCGGACTGCCGGCGGCCACCTCCCGCAGTAGCGCCAGGAAGCTCTCCACGTCGCCGAAGCGCGCCAGGCCGGCTTCCGCCGCCACCCCCAACGCCGCGCCCGTCTCGATGGAATCCAGGCCCAGGTCATTGCAGACGCGGTTGAGCCGCGCCACCTCATCCAGGGAACCGAGGCCCAGGTTGGAACCCACCAGCCCCAGCGTCTCGTACTGCAGGGTTGCCACGATGGTCTGCCCATCCTCGCCCACGAACTCATTACAGCAGGCGATGACACAGCCGGGCATGCAGGGGGTGCCGACTTTCCCACCGCGCTGGAGCACGGTCTCGCGCAGTTTTTCGCCGCTGATTTCCGCCGCCTTCTCGAAGCTTCCCTCGCGGAAATTGCGGGTCGGAAGGGTGCCGATCTCATTGACGATCTTCAGGATGCCGGAGGTGCCGTACATGTGCATGGAGCCGGTGCGGCCGGTGCGGGGGTTATCCAACAGGGCCTTGGCGAAGGCGGTTGAGGCTTTGCGGAACAGCTCCGGGTCGGCCAAGGGGAGCGCCGGCGCATTACCGCTGTCCAGCACCACCGCTTTCAGGCCTTTACTGCCCATCAGCGCGCCCAATCCCCCGCGGGCCGCCAGCCGGCTGACCTGCTCCTCATGACCGGTGACGACGACGCCGGCGCCGCGCATCAGCATCTCGCCGGCCGGCCCAATGCAAATGACCGAACACTGCTCCCCCCAGCGCTCCTTCGCCCGTGCCGAGGTGGCATAGGTACCCAGCCCACGCCAGTCGTCAGCGGGGACCAGCTCGGCGCGGCCGTGCGCCAAGTATAAAATGTAGAGCTTGTCCTCCGCTGGCTTGCCCTCCACGATCACTGCTTTGTAACCTAGCCGGGCGATATCGCGCGCGCCGTTGCCGCCGGCGTTGGCCTCTTTCACGCCGCCGGTCAGCGGGCTTTTCCCGCCCACGGAGAGGCGGTTGGCGCTGGAAACGTTGGTTCCTCCCAGCAGGCCCGGAGCGAAGATAAGCTTATTATGCGGGCCCAGCGGCTCACATGCCGGCGGGACTTCGTTCAGCAGGATGCGGGCGATGAGCGCGCGCCCGCCGAAACGCTCATATTCGGGCGGGAGCGGCTCTGTACGGACTTCCAGCCGGCTCATATCCACTCGCAGGATTTTGTCCATGTATGATTCCTCCCTTTCTCGTTGCTGGTCTATGTCGGGCGGTTCATGCGCAGGGTTGTCCGCCTCGGGGCCGGCCGGCTGCCGGCATATTCCCCGAGCAGGGGGTCGGGACACTGTGCTGTCGCGAAGCATCCATGCGTGTCCCAACCCCCGGCGGCCAGGCAGTGTGGTTCAAGATCTGTTCCACTGCATCAGGGCGGATAGCAGATGGTATAGAGGTGTTTGCCGCCGCGGAACGGTCCCTTCAGCACTGCCTCGACCTCTTCCCGATCGCGCATGGTGACTTTGTCGATGGGCGGGAGCTGACCGGGCGGGAAGCGTTCGAGGATATCATGGATGAGCCGCACCATATAGTCGAAGAGGGCGTTCAGGCCGGCCTCCGCCTTGGAGGCATCGGCCAGAGAGGGCCGGCCGACCACCCCCTCCGGCGTCATGATCACCTCGATGCCACCGAAGCCGACCTGCTCATGGCCCTTGATGGGGGCATGATAGACATCCCCGCCCTTGTCCACGTGGTCGGGGGGCATGAACCCCTCTGGCTTCGTGTCCTTGGCGTACTCCAGCTTCACCATTTCCGGGAACAGCGCCAGGGAATATGAGCATTCCGCCTCATCGGCGTGGCGGAACGGCGTTTCGAACGGCCCGCCATGCGCTTTGTCCTTGAGGTAATCGTGAATCACCGTGGGCCAGTGCAAGGAAACCAGCATGCAGGGCACCTGGTACTTTTTGGCGAACTGATGCAAGGCCAGCGGGATGACCTCCTCCTGTCCGTGGCCGTTGAGCAGGATTTGCTTGCGAAAGCCGGCGTTCCAGAAGCCGGCGATGACGGCCCGCAGATAGGCGATGAACGTGTCTTCCGGGATGACGACGGTTCCCGGCATGCCCAGGTGATTATATGGATGGGAACCGTACCAGATAGGCTCCGCTACGGTACAGCCAGTGGCCTGCGCCACCATCTCGGCCATGCGGCTGACGAGGAAGGTGTCCTCGCCGAAGGGCTGGGCATCACCATGCATCTCGGTGCTTCCCACCGGGATGATGATGATGTCATTGACCTTCAGGCGTTCCTCGATCTCCCGCTTGGTCATGGTCTGGAA encodes:
- a CDS encoding creatininase family protein — translated: MGKWKLPPSGGHMDKPTGIYFQTMTKREIEERLKVNDIIIIPVGSTEMHGDAQPFGEDTFLVSRMAEMVAQATGCTVAEPIWYGSHPYNHLGMPGTVVIPEDTFIAYLRAVIAGFWNAGFRKQILLNGHGQEEVIPLALHQFAKKYQVPCMLVSLHWPTVIHDYLKDKAHGGPFETPFRHADEAECSYSLALFPEMVKLEYAKDTKPEGFMPPDHVDKGGDVYHAPIKGHEQVGFGGIEVIMTPEGVVGRPSLADASKAEAGLNALFDYMVRLIHDILERFPPGQLPPIDKVTMRDREEVEAVLKGPFRGGKHLYTICYPP
- a CDS encoding Ldh family oxidoreductase, translating into MAEEVARVPVEQLLEACRRILESVGVPPEQARITAEVVVEGDLRGVESHGILRLPAYVHRVQKGLMKPVTEVKTVVERPATVLLDAGGGFGQVAGVYAMERAVEKARQNGAGVAAVRNANHFGVAAYYAMRALPHRMIGMVASNAAPSMAAWGGAAPVLGTNPICVAIPTGLDVDIVLDMASSQVARGKIRLAAVKGETIPAGWALDAEGRPTQDPQEALKGTLMPMGGPKGYGLALVVDVLAGVMTGADFSVHMASVHDLEHPTSVGFVMQAVDISAFIPWEEFTARMRELVDIVRGSPRAPGVERIYLPGEIEWLKAQERRQAGVPVARSVLRELEALARELGVRLELPAA
- a CDS encoding aldehyde ferredoxin oxidoreductase produces the protein MDKILRVDMSRLEVRTEPLPPEYERFGGRALIARILLNEVPPACEPLGPHNKLIFAPGLLGGTNVSSANRLSVGGKSPLTGGVKEANAGGNGARDIARLGYKAVIVEGKPAEDKLYILYLAHGRAELVPADDWRGLGTYATSARAKERWGEQCSVICIGPAGEMLMRGAGVVVTGHEEQVSRLAARGGLGALMGSKGLKAVVLDSGNAPALPLADPELFRKASTAFAKALLDNPRTGRTGSMHMYGTSGILKIVNEIGTLPTRNFREGSFEKAAEISGEKLRETVLQRGGKVGTPCMPGCVIACCNEFVGEDGQTIVATLQYETLGLVGSNLGLGSLDEVARLNRVCNDLGLDSIETGAALGVAAEAGLARFGDVESFLALLREVAAGSPLGRVIGNGAVTAGRVFGVVRVPAVKGQAMPAYDPRSLKGNGVTYATSPQGADHTAGNAFGARNEVDPLAVEGQCAVSLKLQLGAAMLDSTGLCLFARPPVYSDPQMMVDMINGRYGWGWTVQDLEEFNKSVLRMELEFNRLAGFTKADDRLPEYMLEEPLPPHNSVFDVPASEMDAIFSGL